One Deltaproteobacteria bacterium DNA window includes the following coding sequences:
- a CDS encoding zinc-binding alcohol dehydrogenase family protein — protein sequence MRDDFRRSRPPLRRVDWPTPQAGPGQLLIRVHACAVCRTDLHIIDGELTQPKLPLIPGHEIVGKVAALGEGVTRFKIGDRVGVPWLGWTCGECVYCQNGRENLCDRAKFTGYTLDGGYAEYAVADQRFCFPIPDFYSDAEAAPLLCAGLIGYRSLVKAGNAKRLGIYGFGSAAHIVAQVAKYQHCEVYAFTRPGDEAAKQFAMNLGAVWAGDSNELPPVKLDAAIIFAPAGELIPQALKAVGKGGAVICGGIHMSDIPSFPYSILWEERSISSVANLTRRDAEEFMALAPKVPVRTEVQTFSLEEANEALIQLRSGKIQGAAVLTTTASNEK from the coding sequence GTGCGCGATGATTTTCGAAGAAGTCGCCCGCCGCTGCGCCGAGTCGATTGGCCCACGCCGCAGGCCGGCCCTGGGCAACTATTGATCCGCGTCCACGCCTGCGCGGTCTGCCGCACCGATCTCCATATTATCGACGGCGAATTGACCCAACCTAAACTGCCGCTCATTCCAGGTCATGAAATCGTCGGCAAGGTCGCCGCTTTAGGCGAAGGTGTTACTCGATTTAAAATTGGCGACCGAGTCGGCGTGCCGTGGCTCGGATGGACCTGTGGCGAATGCGTGTATTGCCAGAACGGCCGAGAGAATCTCTGCGATCGAGCGAAGTTTACCGGCTACACACTCGACGGCGGTTACGCGGAATACGCCGTCGCCGATCAACGTTTCTGTTTCCCAATTCCAGATTTTTACAGTGACGCCGAAGCCGCGCCACTGCTCTGCGCCGGATTGATCGGCTATCGAAGTTTGGTCAAAGCCGGCAACGCCAAACGCCTCGGCATCTACGGCTTCGGCTCCGCCGCCCATATCGTCGCACAGGTGGCTAAATACCAACATTGCGAAGTCTACGCCTTCACAAGGCCAGGCGACGAAGCAGCAAAACAGTTCGCCATGAATCTCGGCGCAGTTTGGGCCGGTGATTCGAATGAATTGCCGCCAGTGAAGCTCGATGCCGCGATCATCTTCGCACCGGCGGGCGAACTGATTCCGCAAGCCCTGAAAGCGGTCGGCAAAGGCGGCGCCGTCATCTGCGGCGGCATCCACATGAGCGACATCCCGTCGTTTCCCTATTCAATCCTCTGGGAAGAACGATCCATCAGCTCCGTCGCCAACTTAACCCGCCGCGACGCCGAAGAGTTCATGGCGCTCGCGCCGAAAGTTCCGGTGCGCACGGAAGTCCAGACGTTTTCACTGGAAGAGGCGAATGAAGCTCTCATTCAGCTGCGTAGCGGAAAGATTCAAGGCGCGGCTGTGCTGACAACCACCGCCTCGAACGAAAAATAA
- a CDS encoding LLM class flavin-dependent oxidoreductase, translating to MKVRIGIALGQWPNKDLSPGAIVDLVDFFESLDVDSLWVSDRLVSSALTLEPIAFLSFIAGRLRNMKLGTSTLVLPTRNPIVLAKELATLDFLSQGRLFPAIGLGGDESKDLQAVGISKKERAGRTDEMIVLMRRLWTEENVTFAGKYFSVEDVTITPRPWQKKGPPIWIGGRSEAALRRTGRLGDGWLVSSVSPAEIEIGISSIRSYAAEANRAVPKDHYGVLIPFYFADSAQKAFEIAGRLIRSRADLPTSEFTAFGTPDHVRAKIQAYIAAGATKFIMRPSGPFDGWREQVGILAKEVIKPLQTAD from the coding sequence ATGAAAGTCCGTATCGGCATCGCGCTCGGTCAATGGCCAAACAAAGATTTATCACCCGGCGCGATTGTCGATCTGGTGGACTTTTTTGAATCCCTCGACGTCGATTCCCTGTGGGTGAGCGATCGATTGGTTTCTTCCGCGTTAACCCTCGAACCGATCGCGTTTCTTTCCTTCATCGCCGGCCGGCTACGCAACATGAAGCTCGGCACCAGCACGCTGGTGTTGCCGACGCGAAATCCGATCGTGCTCGCCAAAGAACTGGCGACGCTCGATTTTCTTTCTCAAGGCCGTTTGTTTCCGGCCATCGGTCTCGGCGGCGATGAGTCGAAAGATTTGCAAGCCGTCGGCATCAGCAAGAAAGAGCGCGCTGGCCGCACCGATGAGATGATCGTACTGATGCGCCGGCTCTGGACGGAAGAAAACGTTACGTTTGCCGGCAAATACTTTTCCGTAGAAGATGTCACGATCACGCCGCGGCCATGGCAGAAAAAAGGGCCGCCAATCTGGATCGGCGGACGCAGCGAAGCGGCGCTTAGAAGAACAGGGCGACTGGGCGACGGCTGGCTAGTGTCCTCGGTTTCTCCAGCTGAAATTGAAATCGGAATTAGTTCAATCCGCAGCTACGCCGCTGAAGCGAACCGCGCAGTTCCCAAAGATCACTACGGTGTGCTGATTCCTTTTTACTTCGCTGATAGTGCTCAGAAGGCGTTCGAGATTGCCGGACGCTTGATTCGCTCGCGAGCCGATTTACCGACCAGTGAATTCACCGCCTTCGGTACTCCCGACCATGTGCGTGCGAAAATTCAAGCCTACATCGCCGCTGGAGCGACCAAGTTCATCATGCGGCCGTCTGGACCGTTCGACGGATGGCGCGAGCAAGTTGGAATTTTGGCGAAGGAAGTAATCAAGCCGCTGCAGACAGCTGACTAA
- a CDS encoding ABC transporter substrate-binding protein: MPVKRSSVTEGFAVKKSCLLFAAVLLVSWSAPSLLVAQTRALRKVQVGVPAVSMGNIIIYFTKEAKIFEKYGLDVEPVAVNGSGIASKALISGSVQISPIATPTVINSVLSGSDMVILAHTMPGVIQYLMARPDIKRTEDMKGKAVGVTPYGGLSDFLVRHLARIKGLNADKDFALLQLGTDTDRFVALQQGRIPMATLSHPNYIFAQRSGFHILWDFFKEVDYPWSEIATTRTQIKQDRDFVMRYMRAHIEGIARFKQEPELGKRVIKKMLRLNDEAMAQESWELFAKHRLAAPYPNLKGMKTSFEYVAATRPEVSKYKPEDFVDSSFVEELDKSGFIKKLYEK; the protein is encoded by the coding sequence ATGCCTGTGAAAAGATCGTCCGTGACGGAGGGCTTCGCCGTGAAAAAATCATGCTTGCTGTTTGCCGCTGTGCTGCTCGTCAGTTGGTCGGCGCCGTCGTTACTCGTTGCGCAAACCCGCGCGCTCAGAAAAGTTCAAGTCGGTGTGCCCGCCGTCAGCATGGGCAACATCATTATTTATTTCACCAAAGAGGCGAAGATTTTTGAGAAGTACGGGCTCGACGTCGAGCCGGTGGCCGTGAACGGTTCGGGCATCGCTTCCAAAGCGCTGATCTCCGGCAGCGTGCAGATATCGCCGATCGCCACGCCGACGGTGATCAACTCAGTGTTGTCGGGCTCGGACATGGTGATCTTGGCGCACACGATGCCGGGCGTGATTCAATATTTGATGGCGCGGCCGGACATCAAACGTACCGAGGACATGAAAGGCAAAGCGGTGGGCGTGACGCCTTACGGCGGCCTGAGCGATTTTTTGGTTCGACATCTCGCCCGTATCAAGGGGCTCAATGCGGACAAAGATTTCGCCTTGCTGCAGCTCGGCACGGACACCGACCGGTTCGTCGCGCTACAGCAGGGGCGGATTCCGATGGCGACGCTATCCCATCCCAATTACATCTTCGCCCAGCGCAGCGGCTTTCACATCCTCTGGGATTTTTTCAAAGAGGTCGATTATCCCTGGAGTGAAATCGCCACGACGCGCACGCAGATCAAGCAAGACCGCGATTTCGTCATGCGCTACATGCGCGCGCATATCGAAGGCATCGCGCGCTTCAAGCAGGAACCGGAACTGGGCAAGCGAGTGATCAAGAAAATGCTCCGTTTGAACGATGAGGCGATGGCGCAGGAGTCTTGGGAGCTGTTCGCCAAGCATCGCTTGGCGGCGCCGTATCCCAATCTCAAAGGCATGAAGACCAGCTTCGAATATGTCGCGGCGACCCGCCCCGAGGTAAGCAAATACAAGCCGGAAGATTTTGTCGATTCGAGTTTCGTCGAAGAGCTCGACAAGAGCGGCTTCATCAAGAAGCTTTACGAAAAGTAA
- a CDS encoding pyruvate dehydrogenase (acetyl-transferring) E1 component subunit alpha, with protein MLPTLPRENLLELCRRMFVIRHFEESLVALHDQGVFGGHYHLYVGQEATGVPALSCLSADDYLFTTHRNHGHLLARGVEPKRLFSEILGRVDGLNKGKGGSFHSVAPSLGFLHSSGVVAGIIPLSTGTAYASKAQKNGRLTVCLFGDGSLEEGAAPEAFNIASLLKLPVLFLCENNGKYGSGRAVAAAQSSSMAAYPLTDLPKAYKIPAQQIDGMDAGLVHGTISQAVEKIRRGEGPQFVEAQTVRFPGSETNWPTVPVKTDTMLAWDVSSAPEKSREWYRSCDPLLIYIRELADANQASKDEIAAIEAQVKKEIAAAVEFAVNSPYPKLEEAERHYFA; from the coding sequence ATGTTACCCACATTACCACGGGAAAATTTGTTGGAACTGTGCCGGCGCATGTTCGTTATCCGTCACTTCGAAGAGAGCTTAGTAGCGTTGCACGACCAAGGCGTGTTCGGCGGCCACTACCATCTTTACGTCGGCCAAGAAGCCACCGGTGTGCCGGCGCTCTCCTGTCTCAGCGCCGATGATTATCTCTTCACCACGCACAGAAACCATGGCCACCTGCTCGCCCGCGGCGTCGAACCGAAGCGCTTGTTCTCCGAAATCCTCGGCCGCGTCGACGGACTGAATAAGGGTAAAGGCGGCTCGTTTCATTCGGTCGCACCTTCGTTGGGATTTCTGCACAGCTCGGGCGTCGTCGCCGGCATCATTCCGCTGTCCACCGGCACCGCCTACGCGTCCAAGGCGCAAAAAAACGGCCGCCTGACGGTTTGCCTGTTCGGCGACGGCTCGTTGGAAGAGGGCGCGGCGCCGGAGGCGTTCAACATCGCGTCATTGTTAAAATTGCCCGTGCTGTTTCTCTGCGAGAACAACGGCAAGTACGGCTCGGGCCGCGCCGTTGCCGCGGCGCAATCTAGTTCCATGGCCGCCTATCCGCTGACCGATTTACCCAAGGCGTATAAAATTCCCGCCCAGCAGATCGACGGCATGGACGCCGGCCTGGTACACGGGACGATTTCTCAAGCGGTGGAAAAAATTCGCCGCGGCGAGGGGCCGCAGTTTGTCGAAGCCCAAACCGTGCGCTTTCCCGGCAGCGAGACCAATTGGCCGACGGTGCCGGTAAAGACCGATACCATGCTCGCTTGGGATGTTAGCAGCGCGCCGGAAAAATCCCGCGAGTGGTATCGCTCCTGCGATCCGCTGCTGATTTATATTCGCGAACTGGCCGACGCCAACCAAGCGAGCAAAGATGAGATCGCCGCGATCGAAGCGCAAGTGAAAAAAGAAATCGCCGCCGCCGTCGAGTTCGCCGTTAACAGTCCCTATCCTAAACTGGAAGAAGCCGAGAGGCATTACTTCGCTTAA
- a CDS encoding alpha-ketoacid dehydrogenase subunit beta, with protein sequence MRELAYYEAKFEALDEIMSADERVHLINGTFLSLSPHRHVYQNLQKKFSARMFAPPISELGFCGLATGAAMAGLRPIVDLSTGSFIYEAWPQVANEAANAFSMSGGQTRVPVVFHLFHGLRGGGAAQHSGSPQAMLWNVPGLEIVIPSSPRDVKGLLKTAVASDNPTIFVDHTRLLDIRGDVPENDKAIPFGVADIKRTGGDVTLIATSFTVQVALGAAAKLAKEGIEVEIVDPRTLVPFDLATILSSLDKTHRVVIADETHQSCGVGAEIAARIAETGFDKLKTRIRRVSTLDVPVPYSPPLEAHIGPSEARIMEAVRAAVA encoded by the coding sequence ATGAGAGAGCTTGCCTACTACGAAGCCAAATTCGAAGCGCTCGACGAAATCATGAGCGCCGACGAGCGCGTTCATCTAATCAACGGCACGTTTCTAAGTCTCAGTCCGCACCGTCACGTCTATCAAAACCTGCAAAAGAAATTCAGCGCACGCATGTTCGCCCCGCCGATTTCTGAATTGGGTTTTTGCGGCCTCGCCACCGGCGCGGCGATGGCTGGGCTGCGGCCGATCGTCGATCTGAGCACCGGCAGTTTCATCTACGAAGCTTGGCCCCAGGTCGCCAACGAAGCGGCCAATGCTTTTTCAATGTCCGGCGGGCAAACCCGCGTGCCGGTGGTGTTTCATCTGTTTCACGGCTTGCGCGGCGGCGGCGCGGCGCAGCATTCCGGCAGCCCGCAAGCGATGTTATGGAACGTGCCGGGATTGGAAATCGTTATTCCGTCGTCGCCGCGCGATGTCAAAGGTCTTTTGAAAACCGCCGTCGCCAGCGACAACCCGACGATCTTCGTCGATCATACTCGATTGCTCGACATCCGCGGCGACGTGCCGGAAAACGACAAAGCGATTCCGTTCGGCGTCGCCGATATCAAACGGACCGGCGGCGATGTCACTTTAATCGCAACATCCTTTACAGTCCAAGTTGCGCTTGGCGCGGCGGCGAAACTCGCCAAGGAAGGCATCGAAGTCGAAATCGTCGACCCGCGCACCTTGGTGCCCTTCGATCTCGCGACCATACTCTCGTCGCTGGATAAAACTCATCGCGTGGTGATCGCCGACGAAACTCATCAAAGCTGCGGCGTCGGCGCCGAGATCGCCGCGCGCATCGCCGAAACCGGCTTCGATAAATTAAAAACCCGCATCCGCCGGGTCTCGACCCTCGACGTGCCGGTGCCCTACAGCCCGCCGTTGGAAGCCCACATCGGCCCATCCGAAGCGCGCATCATGGAAGCCGTGCGCGCGGCGGTGGCGTGA
- a CDS encoding thiamine pyrophosphate-dependent dehydrogenase E1 component subunit alpha, translating into MATKKVNPKEIVDLLRRMWLIRAFEEKLSALYAERQVVGLLHLGIGQEAVAVGALSSLRADDYVYGGHRSHGHAIAKGADVNKLMAEIAGRASGYCGGKGGSMHIVAKECGFITATGVVGGTIPLALGAAFAAKERKKSQLAVVFFGDGAGQVGLFHESLNIASLWHLPVIFICENNGYAEFTPLSAHTNIERLAQHAKTYKIPASTVDGNDLFAVRDAMTEAIATCRAGKGPAFVECLTHRLRGHYEGDPAKYRELSQLTEWKKKDPIARVARVLKSKKAITDKELQAIEDEARARIEKAAEFSLSSPWPADNEVDTQVYVTT; encoded by the coding sequence ATGGCCACTAAGAAAGTTAATCCAAAAGAGATCGTCGATCTCCTACGCCGCATGTGGCTGATCCGCGCCTTCGAGGAAAAACTCTCGGCACTTTACGCCGAACGGCAAGTGGTCGGCTTACTCCATCTCGGCATCGGCCAGGAAGCGGTGGCCGTCGGTGCGCTGAGTTCATTGCGTGCTGACGATTACGTCTACGGCGGCCACCGTTCTCACGGCCACGCCATTGCTAAAGGCGCCGATGTGAATAAATTGATGGCCGAGATCGCTGGCCGCGCCAGCGGTTACTGCGGCGGCAAGGGCGGATCGATGCATATCGTCGCCAAAGAGTGCGGCTTCATCACCGCCACCGGCGTAGTCGGTGGGACAATTCCACTGGCCCTCGGCGCCGCGTTCGCGGCCAAGGAAAGAAAGAAAAGCCAGCTTGCCGTGGTTTTTTTCGGTGACGGCGCCGGCCAAGTCGGGCTATTTCACGAGTCGCTCAACATCGCCAGCCTCTGGCATCTGCCGGTGATTTTTATCTGCGAGAATAACGGCTACGCCGAATTCACGCCGCTCTCGGCGCATACCAACATCGAACGGCTCGCGCAGCATGCCAAGACATATAAAATTCCCGCAAGCACCGTCGACGGCAACGATCTATTCGCCGTGCGCGACGCCATGACCGAAGCGATCGCCACCTGCCGCGCCGGCAAAGGTCCGGCGTTCGTCGAATGTTTAACCCACCGACTGCGTGGCCACTACGAAGGCGATCCGGCGAAGTATCGTGAATTGTCCCAGCTCACCGAGTGGAAGAAAAAAGATCCCATCGCCCGCGTCGCCCGCGTGTTGAAAAGCAAGAAAGCGATCACTGACAAAGAACTGCAAGCGATTGAAGACGAAGCCCGCGCGCGAATCGAAAAGGCGGCGGAATTTTCCTTGTCATCACCCTGGCCGGCGGACAACGAAGTCGACACCCAAGTTTACGTAACGACATGA
- a CDS encoding alpha-ketoacid dehydrogenase subunit beta, translated as MPQQTYLEAIRAGLEEELRRDSSVYIFGEDVALGGPFGVTKGLAETFGVNRLVNTPISEATVMGIAIGAASAGLRPVIEIMFIDFITLAMDQLVNHAAKLHYMSGGQLKIPLTVRVQCGISGAMGAHHSQSLEAWLAHVPGLKVVMPANAADAKGLLKSAIRDDNPVVFIEHRGLYWTKGEVPAGDTIVPIGKASVLRQGEQLTIVALSSMIGPALAAANDLESEGISVEVIDPRTVSPLDVGTMTESVKKTGRAIVVHEAVEQGGIGAEIVARLQQEVFYYLDSPIMRVAAPFAPVPAGPTLEKHFLPSKERIIAAARAALRC; from the coding sequence ATGCCCCAACAAACCTATCTCGAAGCGATCCGCGCCGGACTCGAAGAAGAACTGCGCCGCGACTCGTCGGTTTACATTTTCGGTGAAGACGTCGCCCTGGGCGGCCCCTTCGGCGTCACCAAAGGCTTGGCGGAAACCTTCGGCGTCAACCGCTTGGTCAACACACCGATCAGCGAAGCGACCGTCATGGGCATCGCCATCGGCGCCGCCAGCGCGGGACTGCGGCCGGTGATTGAAATCATGTTCATCGACTTCATCACCCTGGCGATGGATCAGCTGGTCAATCACGCCGCGAAACTGCATTACATGTCCGGCGGGCAACTGAAAATTCCGCTGACGGTGCGCGTCCAGTGCGGCATCAGCGGCGCCATGGGCGCGCACCATTCGCAAAGTTTAGAAGCGTGGCTCGCGCATGTGCCGGGATTGAAAGTAGTCATGCCGGCCAACGCCGCCGACGCCAAAGGTTTGCTGAAATCAGCGATCCGCGACGACAACCCGGTGGTCTTCATCGAACATCGCGGTCTCTATTGGACCAAAGGCGAAGTTCCCGCGGGCGACACCATCGTGCCCATCGGCAAAGCATCCGTGCTGCGCCAAGGCGAACAACTAACTATTGTAGCGCTGTCGAGCATGATCGGTCCGGCATTAGCCGCTGCGAATGATTTGGAATCGGAAGGCATCTCAGTGGAAGTCATCGACCCGCGCACGGTCTCGCCTCTCGATGTGGGAACCATGACGGAATCGGTCAAGAAAACCGGTCGCGCGATTGTCGTTCACGAAGCAGTCGAGCAAGGCGGCATCGGCGCCGAGATCGTCGCGCGCCTGCAGCAGGAAGTTTTTTACTATCTCGACAGCCCGATCATGCGCGTCGCTGCCCCTTTCGCGCCGGTGCCCGCCGGACCGACGCTGGAAAAACATTTTCTGCCCAGTAAAGAAAGAATCATCGCAGCGGCGCGCGCGGCGTTGCGCTGTTGA